A genomic segment from Roseofilum casamattae BLCC-M143 encodes:
- a CDS encoding Calx-beta domain-containing protein, which yields MATITVSDSTMLGHSPHIARATREILFVDIAVKDYATLVAGVKPGMEVAIVRPQEDGIAQMTAVLASRRNIKAIHIVSHGAPGQIAIANSILSADNLGDYAVQLRCWRRVLAGNADILIYGCQTGLGEEGDKLLDRLAEATGANVAASTTVMGSASLGGNWLLEKSTGNIEASLGFMPDVLAEYAGTLAIFHVTNGNDSGAGSLRQAISDANAAAGADEIRFNGVTAIDLTSAELAISDELTITGETTNITVERNAAAGDFRIFNVTGGVATTFDRLTITNGNTTDNGAGINSNGEVNLTNSTVSGNSSDSDGGGVYTTGQVNLTNSTVSGNSSNRYGGGVRTRGQINLTSSTVSGNYSRRNGAGLYSRNGNITLTDSTVSGNSSNRFAGGVWARNRTITLIDSTVSGNSSRLHIGGTYSRHLNVTDSTVSNNTSGDFGGGLYFTGTGNITNSTISGNSSTNKGGGIYFRNNLTSTNSTISGNSSNRGGGVYSRGGGTANFTNSTISGNSSNNNGGGIFLRGNSGGTTNFINSTIANNTAGTNGGGIHRNGGTVNLNNTIVANNTASTSGNDLSGTFNTVEYSAISDVAGAIITNNDISNLTDTDPLLAPLANNGGNTQTHALLASSPAIDAGSNANATAASLTTDQRGFSRFRGTVDIGAYEAQQEINIQGNSTSIASGDTTPSTTDDTDFGTTNVATGTIVKTFTIENTGTNDDLTLLGSPLVDITGTNAADFSVTALPTSPVTATNSTTFQITFDPSAAGTRTATVSIANNDGDENPYTFSIQGTGDATVPTVTNLVPNLTTIQDSNVGTGTFTLTVDFSETMNTGVNPTISFPTTGEDATNTLTFSSGSWSDSDTYVATYNVADANESISNIDVQITGAEDLAGNTQTASTQADEFSISTLSTIAFSAASYTDNENVGTSTAVTLERTGDTSSSSTVQATITGGTATGGTDYTSSSFPLSVTFNTNETSKTISIPIIDDTVYEPGGDETITFSVASTSNGAIGTQSTTTLNITDNDSQPTVTLGLTDSPLAENEGVATVAATLSNLSSQDVTVNLDFSGTATGSGTDYTASANSIAIAAGSLSGSIALTGVNDTADEPDETIIVDIDTVTNASESGTQQVTATITDDDAAPTISINDVTVNENAGTLTFAVDLSAASGREITVDYATADNTAIAGSDYTSTNGTLTFSAGDTSENITVNITDDSLDEINETFLVNLTNPSNATIADNQGQGTITDDDAAPTISINDVTVDENAGTATFTVNLSAVSGQDITVDYATADNTAIAGSDYTSTNGTLTFSAGDTSENITVNITDDSLDEINETFLVNLTNPSNATIADNQGQGTITDNDAAPTISINDVTVDENAGTATFTVNLSAVSGQEITVDYATADNTAIAGSDYTNTSGTLTFAVGETSQNITVNPIDDTLNEASETFFVDLTNATNAAIADTQGQGTIIDNDRAPTQFFISPNFPLLPAPTTVNHNLICPPLPEFPTVNLPTISPNPDLAGDDNLIGTVDNDILAGSTGSDRIFGLNGSDTLIGGNGSLTPVAPGIDSDLLFGHQGNDILQGSEGNDTIHSGQDNDISFGGKNDDLIYGDLGNDTLAGDNGSDRIFGGTNDAILGDINGQDLLFGGAGNDFLSGNQGNDSLSGGAGNDTGYGGMDNDWLNGDSGDDFLYGDKGDDYLCGGVGNDSLSGGEGQDIFVLSINTGSDLLLDFTEGIDAIGLANGLTFAQLSFTSANNSTIISVGGTAIATLSGVDSSLLGAEDFVTV from the coding sequence ATGGCAACTATCACCGTTTCGGACTCCACTATGTTGGGACATTCTCCTCATATAGCTAGGGCGACAAGAGAGATATTGTTTGTCGATATCGCTGTCAAGGACTATGCTACTCTCGTTGCCGGAGTCAAACCCGGGATGGAAGTCGCGATCGTACGTCCGCAAGAAGATGGTATTGCCCAGATGACGGCGGTTTTGGCATCCAGGCGCAACATCAAAGCCATTCACATTGTCTCCCATGGCGCACCGGGGCAGATCGCGATCGCCAATAGCATTCTCAGTGCAGACAACCTAGGCGATTATGCTGTTCAACTGCGATGTTGGCGCAGAGTCTTGGCTGGCAATGCTGATATTCTGATTTACGGTTGCCAAACGGGATTAGGTGAAGAAGGGGACAAGTTGCTCGATCGCCTCGCCGAAGCAACAGGAGCCAACGTTGCTGCCTCTACAACGGTAATGGGAAGTGCCAGCTTGGGGGGAAATTGGCTACTAGAAAAGAGTACCGGAAATATCGAGGCATCTCTAGGCTTTATGCCGGACGTTTTAGCCGAGTACGCTGGAACCCTGGCAATATTTCATGTCACCAATGGCAATGATTCGGGAGCCGGTTCTTTAAGACAGGCAATTAGCGATGCCAATGCAGCAGCCGGAGCTGATGAGATTCGCTTTAATGGGGTGACGGCGATCGATTTAACTTCCGCTGAATTAGCAATTAGCGACGAACTGACGATAACTGGAGAGACAACAAACATTACGGTGGAGCGCAATGCGGCAGCAGGGGATTTCCGCATTTTCAACGTGACCGGGGGAGTCGCGACAACGTTCGATCGTTTAACCATTACCAACGGAAATACGACCGACAATGGCGCAGGTATTAACTCCAACGGCGAGGTCAATCTAACCAATAGCACTGTATCGGGCAACTCGAGTGACAGTGATGGCGGTGGCGTTTATACCACAGGACAGGTCAATCTAACCAATAGCACTGTATCGGGCAACTCTAGCAACAGATATGGCGGTGGCGTTCGTACCAGAGGACAGATTAATCTAACCAGCAGTACCGTATCTGGAAACTACAGTCGTCGGAATGGTGCCGGGCTTTATAGCCGCAATGGAAATATCACTCTCACAGATAGTACCGTATCGGGTAACTCCAGCAACAGATTTGCCGGTGGAGTTTGGGCTAGAAACCGCACGATAACCCTGATCGATAGTACGGTATCCGGCAACTCCAGCCGATTACACATTGGTGGGACTTATAGCCGGCATCTGAATGTCACCGATAGCACTGTATCCAACAATACTTCCGGCGATTTTGGTGGGGGTCTTTATTTCACGGGTACGGGCAACATCACCAATAGTACGATATCGGGTAACTCCAGCACCAATAAAGGGGGTGGAATCTATTTCAGAAACAATCTGACTTCAACGAACAGCACGATATCGGGCAATTCCAGTAACCGAGGGGGCGGAGTTTACTCGCGAGGTGGGGGAACTGCCAATTTCACTAATAGCACCATATCGGGGAACTCTAGCAACAACAACGGCGGTGGCATTTTTCTCAGGGGTAATAGTGGCGGCACCACAAACTTCATCAACAGCACGATCGCCAACAATACTGCCGGTACCAATGGTGGTGGAATCCATCGCAATGGCGGTACGGTTAACCTTAACAACACGATCGTTGCCAACAATACTGCCAGCACAAGCGGCAACGATCTGTCTGGTACTTTCAATACTGTCGAATATAGCGCCATCTCAGATGTTGCTGGAGCCATCATCACTAATAATGATATCAGCAACCTTACTGACACCGATCCTCTCCTTGCCCCTCTCGCCAACAATGGTGGCAACACCCAAACTCATGCCTTACTTGCGAGTAGTCCGGCGATCGATGCTGGCAGCAACGCCAACGCCACCGCAGCGAGCTTGACAACAGACCAGCGCGGCTTCTCGCGCTTTCGAGGCACCGTTGACATCGGTGCCTACGAGGCCCAGCAGGAAATTAACATCCAGGGCAACAGCACTTCGATCGCCTCTGGAGACACCACCCCCAGCACCACAGACGACACGGACTTCGGCACCACCAACGTTGCCACCGGCACTATTGTTAAAACTTTTACGATTGAAAACACTGGGACTAACGACGACTTAACCCTATTGGGCAGTCCGTTAGTCGATATTACCGGAACCAATGCCGCCGACTTTAGCGTTACTGCCCTTCCCACATCCCCAGTGACTGCTACCAATAGCACCACATTCCAGATTACCTTCGACCCTTCAGCAGCAGGAACTCGTACCGCAACTGTTAGTATTGCTAACAATGATGGCGATGAAAATCCCTATACGTTCTCCATCCAAGGCACGGGGGACGCTACAGTTCCTACCGTCACCAACCTAGTCCCTAACTTGACGACCATTCAGGATAGCAATGTCGGCACGGGCACTTTTACCCTGACGGTGGATTTCAGCGAAACGATGAATACGGGGGTTAACCCGACAATTTCTTTCCCCACAACTGGAGAAGATGCCACTAATACCCTTACTTTTAGTTCTGGCAGTTGGAGCGATAGCGATACTTATGTCGCCACCTACAATGTAGCTGATGCCAATGAAAGTATTAGTAATATTGACGTACAAATTACTGGGGCAGAAGATTTAGCGGGCAATACTCAAACTGCCTCGACTCAAGCTGACGAATTTAGTATTAGCACTCTATCCACGATCGCATTTTCCGCTGCCAGTTATACAGACAATGAGAACGTTGGCACTAGCACTGCTGTCACCTTAGAACGCACTGGGGATACCAGTAGCAGTTCCACGGTTCAAGCGACCATCACTGGAGGAACGGCAACCGGTGGAACGGACTATACCAGTAGTAGTTTTCCTTTGAGCGTTACTTTCAATACCAATGAAACCAGCAAAACGATTTCAATTCCCATTATCGATGATACGGTCTACGAACCAGGAGGCGATGAAACTATTACATTTAGCGTGGCGAGTACCAGTAATGGGGCGATCGGTACTCAAAGCACGACGACATTAAATATTACCGACAACGATAGCCAACCGACAGTAACGTTAGGGCTGACAGACAGTCCTTTGGCTGAAAATGAAGGAGTTGCAACGGTGGCAGCAACTTTATCAAATCTCTCTAGTCAAGATGTCACTGTTAACCTAGACTTTTCTGGAACCGCAACGGGAAGCGGTACGGACTACACTGCATCAGCCAACTCTATTGCGATCGCGGCTGGGAGTCTCAGCGGCAGTATCGCACTTACTGGAGTTAATGATACCGCAGACGAACCCGATGAGACTATTATCGTCGATATTGATACCGTTACTAATGCCAGCGAAAGTGGAACGCAACAAGTTACGGCAACCATTACCGATGATGATGCCGCACCTACAATTTCGATTAATGATGTTACGGTGAATGAAAATGCGGGAACTCTTACTTTTGCGGTGGATTTGTCTGCCGCTAGCGGTCGCGAGATTACTGTAGATTATGCCACCGCAGATAATACTGCGATCGCCGGAAGCGACTACACCAGCACTAATGGCACATTAACCTTCAGTGCCGGAGATACCAGCGAAAATATTACCGTTAATATTACCGATGATTCCTTGGATGAAATTAACGAAACTTTTCTGGTTAATCTAACTAACCCCAGCAATGCCACGATCGCAGATAACCAAGGACAAGGCACCATTACCGATGATGATGCTGCACCCACCATTTCCATTAACGATGTAACCGTTGATGAGAATGCTGGAACAGCTACGTTTACCGTTAATTTATCGGCAGTTAGCGGACAAGACATTACCGTAGATTATGCCACCGCAGATAATACTGCGATCGCCGGAAGCGACTACACCAGCACTAATGGCACATTAACCTTCAGTGCCGGAGATACCAGCGAAAATATTACCGTTAATATTACCGATGATTCCTTGGATGAAATTAACGAAACTTTTCTGGTTAATCTAACTAACCCCAGCAATGCCACGATCGCGGATAATCAAGGACAAGGCACCATTACCGATAATGATGCTGCACCCACCATTTCCATTAACGATGTAACCGTTGATGAGAATGCTGGAACAGCTACGTTTACCGTTAATTTATCGGCAGTTAGCGGACAAGAGATTACCGTAGATTATGCCACGGCAGATAATACTGCGATCGCCGGAAGCGACTATACGAATACTTCCGGAACTTTAACCTTCGCTGTTGGGGAAACGAGCCAAAATATTACGGTTAATCCGATCGATGATACGCTCAATGAAGCGAGCGAAACCTTTTTCGTCGATCTAACGAATGCGACTAATGCCGCGATCGCAGATACTCAAGGACAAGGAACAATTATTGATAACGATCGCGCGCCAACTCAATTTTTCATTAGCCCTAACTTTCCCTTATTACCAGCTCCCACAACCGTCAATCATAATCTTATTTGCCCTCCGCTGCCAGAGTTTCCTACCGTTAATTTACCTACCATTTCTCCCAATCCCGATCTCGCAGGAGACGATAACTTAATCGGTACTGTAGATAACGATATTCTCGCGGGTTCTACAGGGAGCGATCGCATTTTTGGACTCAACGGTAGCGATACATTAATTGGCGGTAACGGTAGCCTAACTCCCGTTGCTCCCGGAATCGATAGCGATCTGCTTTTTGGCCACCAAGGTAACGATATTCTGCAAGGCAGCGAAGGAAACGATACGATTCATTCCGGACAAGATAACGATATTAGTTTTGGCGGCAAAAATGATGACTTAATCTATGGCGATCTTGGCAACGATACCCTAGCTGGGGATAACGGTAGCGATCGCATTTTTGGCGGTACAAATGATGCAATCTTGGGAGATATAAACGGTCAAGATTTGCTCTTTGGGGGAGCAGGAAATGACTTTCTCAGTGGGAATCAGGGTAATGATTCTCTCTCTGGTGGAGCTGGCAACGATACGGGATATGGCGGTATGGATAATGACTGGCTTAATGGAGATAGCGGCGATGATTTTCTATATGGAGATAAGGGAGACGATTACTTGTGTGGTGGCGTTGGCAATGATTCTCTCAGTGGCGGCGAGGGACAGGATATATTTGTTCTCTCAATCAATACCGGTAGCGATCTCCTGTTGGATTTTACCGAGGGTATCGATGCGATCGGTTTGGCTAACGGTTTGACCTTCGCGCAACTTTCATTTACGAGTGCGAATAACTCCACAATTATTAGCGTTGGAGGGACTGCGATCGCAACTCTGTCTGGCGTAGATTCCAGTCTTTTGGGAGCCGAAGATTTTGTCACAGTCTAA